A single genomic interval of Lucilia cuprina isolate Lc7/37 chromosome 2, ASM2204524v1, whole genome shotgun sequence harbors:
- the LOC111678655 gene encoding uncharacterized protein LOC111678655 isoform X1: MSIMGNSRDSKPMKKQLTYCCPLKQYYSNETENLVNSLQILPRVIIYKKPLKMNNSYESIINITNKGLYKRLLVYTTDSNDTTVRVYPTELTDNFLQPDQSLQITVSVEPIAKLKINRRRHVFIRSEHPNIIFSIPIIILCKDDANVSLPSSIVFAPSTVNSCTYYELILFNRSANKLQFNIKCSDSNLIINAKSFYILRKDYGKILLKLYCKDMGIVVDNLKLKFSTGENLDINYAHEPLRCSLFVDSKYINFSSLKFKREEIQKFSICNESVTDIVFYVNFISLEEYKRKSTSLLNTQILEESPFESNENLSPIDKYPFRHFEFKPKCFTIPNNTSFPVQITFRPIMHKDFQPTDNVHSPFNITSALSVSWNDAQKNICLSGKIIGPEIQILPAVLDLRQVYFGEEHCVEIKAVNNDEMCDAHVYLHDVINRETAHIEVTPAEGFILKPYQSNTFKIQFYCTVVGKFMVKLEFKVKNGGIYSMLIKGYSQHIRVKCFPDIVDYGEIPIAIPQKRLVLLMNPLTVPITVQCTVRNDGNETPLILNARNIEEHLPITVNDPFYYTQLSAKAENIDGSVVSELEDVEFKFDCEGSENSVISVRSLIDDNSSCSSEFDKLALDFIPDMSHKFVSNVKKINIFDKPELEKRVLEEALNALLKTPYFNAIEKYKNYTQMDWNTLATDPQEIYCNNEIIRLKPNTGKVIAIIVIPNIVGYQHKYIELRVCPLMQPSTNNALNNSSQIVETEHMISKLWLEYNCSVPEIKWNNEVILQDKVYAGEFFDFQMVFENTSNIGGFFYYDVIPHSNLGIMEFTNSEWKYFIEPDAKLFVPCKVKFNKLGFITLAGLIKFVGVYACYPFHIKAQVFPPKVNFIPSSISKLVDVLEPIKLYIFIENATPTTTWFQLKLKDESCMNIEPMGGQLAPTGQIMYVTLNALYKDPGTHKNVLYIATEFASIEKIPITIYVKGIPIFFEPEIRDQHLNIDTILCNTEEDYYADKPNFSKQIKVVNKGLRNYRLSIARIKSSAKPTCSLNSSKAKLTLKPNNLLISPLAINYFNIFINCCENTTVYSEFRIQLTDHSDVKHMETSSFILSTTFIIPQLTWNRREITMNYYRRHKFNEHDQWETIKLRNNTVNRVDCVNLKIAGPFKIKELFEHNYENELNFSMASFETKELFIMLNKNAIRNRLNTYYEGCITCYANSRAQKSVRLKLMVFIPKISIKQNQITLFVQNVEGSTYIELENTGEVPAIYKWKKLNEEWHYIKEDDDTQQVASMILTDLIQMLELENVDPELDTEPNMTLRYQKYKCVLKPMKDHIEVKDILNEIIENLDLMGRRYKLCYQEDLTTANNPKTNDIHFSLQSIDHTQTDINVVKDIEQFKEETEEELKDHLNSQTIYFNRKFEPTSSAASAIAEEISNENICVYHTLDHVLDHLKLDDSNVLSLPSSETCDLKNSVYFFDKCGLLHENQKEMCVLHIPPIRRGFEVRSIFQLDVVGGKSQQLEMIFVNLDKSVTLSKETIYLGLKPWYEQYRTKTYVQNTTNYQVSLKIKQDQKNPNKLPKIALGHINIKVNKTLQLLPFQTTNIRTEGTMGFNEEFRQDLKIIVNENEELILKINGHGIMPILIISKPLLPLAPQDQLETSAEYHLLQKLFYLEIFKSITEKDDDYLKGLNEEGNVLQEIPSFSTDLSEMENSSETVETLMNMKKEQRFFNIIQTYILVNNNEDLPNSTVLEQLLQTEKFINQLRVNTENCSILNSLYQNYLQHQKNYQDKMPINLKHFTIQSLPFELRTNILDMGNVYLNQYFKFVLKLEFIGPGELGAAVRSAVKIPGLTIDFEVVDNTAIEDLIYYRNDENTTLCDKPYLNISERQLDAETNPKLKHAHSYDINILQEHQRNIQIKERKCIRNYYNSLNTTIYKDQKHHFTYCKIFTNKTISQTKINVIILFRPQQTHYKYKQNLEDYLYIDLHMGPTLQILLRALIIDRNRHDVN; encoded by the exons ATGTCCATTATGGGAAATAGTCGCGATTCTAAACCCATGAAAAAGCAATTGACATATTGCTGTCCACTAAAACaat ATTACAGCAATGAAACTGAAAATCTAGTAAATAGCTTACAAATATTACCCAGAGTTATAATTTATAAGAAACCTCTAAAGATGAATAATTCCTATGAATCCATTATAAATATTACCAATAAAGGCTTG TACAAACGTCTTTTAGTATATACTACGGATAGCAATGATACCACGGTACGTGTATATCCCACCGAATTAACTGATAATTTCTTACAACCCGATCAATCGTTACAAATTACTGTTAGCGTTGAACCTATAGCTAAGTTGAAAATAAATCGACGCCGTCATGTTTTTATAAGGAGTGAACATCCAAATATTATCTTTTCTATACCCATAATAATATTGTGTAAAGATGATGCAAATGTTTCGCTGCCATCGAGCATAGTGTTCGCTCCCTCTACCGTTAATAGTTGCACCTATTAtgaattgattttgtttaatagatcggcaaacaaattgcaatttaatataAAGTG TTCAGATTCAAATCTTATTATCAATGCCAAGTCATTTTATATATTGAGAAAAGATTAtggtaaaatattgttaaaactaTATTGCAAGGATATGGGAATAGTAGTTGATAATCTGAAACTAAAATTTAGTACAG GTGAAAATTTAGATATAAACTACGCTCACGAACCGTTACGCTGTTCCTTATTCGTTGAtagcaaatatataaatttttcaagtttaaaatttaaaagagaagAAATTCAGAAATTCTCTATATGCAATGAGTCTGTAACAGATATTGTATTCTATGTGAATTTTATATCACTAGAGGAGTATAAGCGAAAATCTACATCGTTATTAAACACTCAAATTTTAGAGGAATCTCCATTTGAGTCCAATGAAAACTTATCACCTATAGATAAATATCCGTTTAgacattttgaatttaaacCAAAATGTTTTACTATTCCGAATAATACTTCATTTCCGGTACAAATTACTTTTCGTCCGATTATGCATAAAGATTTTCAACCAACCGATAATGTTCATTCACCATTTAACATAACATCTGCTTTAAGCGTTTCGTGGAATGATGCTCAaaagaatatttgtttaagtGGTAAAATTATTGGTCctgaaatacaaattttaccaGCTGTCCTTGACCTACGTCAGGTATATTTTGGTGAAGAACATTGTGTTGAAATAAAAGCTGTAAATAATGATG AAATGTGTGATGCACATGTATATTTACATGATGTAATAAATCGGGAAACAGCTCATATAGAAGTAACTCCTGCAGAGGGATTCATTTTAAAACCTTACCAAagtaatacatttaaaattcaattctatTGTACAGTGGTTGGAAAATTTATGGTCAAATTGGAATTTAAGGTTAAGAATGGTGGTATATATTCTATGCTGATAAA GGGTTATTCACAACATATACGCGTTAAATGTTTTCCTGACATTGTAGACTATGGCGAGATACCCATTGCTATACCTCAAAAACGTTTAGTATTACTTATGAATCCCCTAACGGTACCAATAACCGTACAATGTACCGTACGAAATGATGGCAACGAAACaccattaattttaaatgcccGCAATATAGAGGAACATTTGCCCATCACAGTAAATGATCCATTTTATTACACTCAACTGTCAGCGAAAGCTGAAAACATTGATGGAAGTGTAGTAAGTGAACTGGAGGATGTAGAGTTTAAATTTGATTGCGAAGGTTCAGAAAATTCAGTAATTAGTGTGCGTTCCTTAATCGATGATAATTCGTCGTGTAGTAGCGAATTTGATAAATTAGCTTTAG ATTTCATACCAGACATGTCCCATAAGTTTGTGTCCAATGtgaagaaaattaatatattcgACAAACCAGAATTAGAAAAAAGAGTTTTAGAAGAAGCTCTAAATGCTCTACTTAAAACGCCTTATTTCAatgctatagaaaaatataaaaattatactcaAATGGATTGGAATACCTTAGCTACAGATCCCCAAGAAATCTACTGTAACAACGAGATTATACGTCTAAAACCAAATACTGGAAAAGTCATTGCTATTATAGTTATACCGAATATTGTCGGCTATCAACATAAATACATAGAACTTAGAGTGTGTCCTCTTATGCAGCCTTCAACAAACAATGCATTAAATAACTCTAGTCAAATTGTGGAAACAGAGCATATGATTTCTAAACTGTGGCTTGAATATAATTGTTCGGTACCAGAAATCAAATGGAACAATGAGGTTATTTTGCAGGATAAAGTTTATGCGGGAGagttttttgattttcaaatgGTATTTGAAAATACCAGTAATATAGGTGGTTTCTTTTATTATGATGTTATT CCACATTCCAATTTGGGTATTATGGAGTTTACAAATTCCGAATGGAAATATTTCATTGAACCTGATGCGAAACTATTTGTACCatgtaaagtaaaatttaataaattgggATTTATTACTTTAGCAGGACT CATTAAGTTTGTGGGAGTTTATGCTTGTTATCCATTTCATATTAAAGCTCAAGTTTTTCCaccaaaagtaaattttattccaAGTTCGATATCAAAATTAGTAGATGTTTTAGAACCTATAAagctttatatatttatagaaaatgctACACCTACAACAACTTGGTTTCAACTAAAATTG AAAGATGAATCTTGTATGAATATAGAACCCATGGGTGGTCAATTGGCTCCTACTGGTCAAATTATGTATGTTACTTTAAATGCATTGTATAAAGATCCTGGAACTCATAAAAATGTACTATATATTGCAACTGAATTTGCAAGTATAGAG AAAATTCCCATCACCATCTATGTCAAAGGTATACCGATATTTTTTGAACCAGAAATACGTGATCAACACTTAAATATTGACACTATACTATGCAATACAGAAGAGGATTACTATGCAGATAAACCAAATTTTTCGAAACAGATCAAAGTTGTGAATAAAGGTCTAAGAAATTATCGTTTAAGTATTGCACGTATCAAGAGTTCGGCTAAACCAACATGTAGCTTAAATTCATCAAAAGCTAAATTGACtttaaaaccaaataatttattaatatcacCTTTAGCGATCAATtactttaatatctttattaattGTTGTGAAAATACAACAGTATATAGTGAATTTCGCATACAATTAACGGATCATAGTGATGTAAAACATATGGAAACTTCTAGTTTTATACTGTCAACGACATTTATAATACCACAATTAACATGGAATCGGCGAGAAATTACTATGAACTATTATAGAagacataaatttaatgaacatGATCAGTggg aaactaTTAAGCTAAGGAATAATACGGTGAATAGAGTGgattgtgttaatttaaaaatagccGGGCCTTTTAAAATCAAAGAATTATTTGAACACAACTACGAAAATGAATTGAATTTTTCAATGGCAAGTTTCGAAACGAAagaattatttataatgttaaataaGAATGCGATCAGAAAtcgtttaaatacatattatgaaGGATGTATAACATGTTATGCCAATTCAAGGGCACAG AAATCGGTTCGCTTAAAATTAATGGTATTCATAcctaaaatatctataaaacaaaaccaaattaCTTTATTTGTTCAGAATGTTGAGGGTTCCACCTATATAGAACTAGAAAATACGGGAGAAGTACCAGCCATTTATAAATGGAAGAAATTAAATGAAGAATGGCATTATATTAAAGAG GACGATGATACTCAACAAGTAGCTTCTATGATATTAACTGATCTCATACAAATGCTGGAATTAGAAAATGTTGATCCTGAATTGGACACAGAACCCAATATGACATTACGTTATCAGAaatataaatgtgttttaaagcCCATGAAAGATCATATTGAGGTTAAAGATATTCTTaatgaaattatagaaaatttagacTTAATGGGAAGACGTTATAAATTGTGTTATCAAGAAGATTTGACAACAGCCAATAACCCTAAGACAAACGATATTCATTTTAGTCTGCAATCTATAGATCATACACAAACTGATATAAATGTAGTTAAAGATATTGAACAATTTAAGGAAGAAACAGAGGAGGAATTAAAAGATCACTTAAATTctcaaacaatatattttaatcgGAAATTTGAACCGACTTCATCTGCAGCGTCTGCCATAGCAGAAGAAATATCAAACGAAAACATTTGTGTTTATCATACGTTAGATCATGTACTAGATCATTTAAAATTAGATGACAGTAATGTATTATCACTGCCTAGCTCTGAAACTTGCGACCTAAAAAACTCGGTCTATTTCTTTGATAAATGTGGTCTATTGCATGAAAATCAAAAGGAAATGTGTGTTTTGCATATTCCACCTATTAGAAGAg GTTTTGAGGTTCGTTCCATATTTCAATTAGATGTGGTGGGTGGTAAATCCCAACAATTAGAGATGATTTTCGTTAATTTGGATAAATCGGTAACATTAAGCAAGGAAACCATTTATCTGGGGCTAAAG CCTTGGTATGAACAATATCGTACAAAAACCTATGTTCAAAATACTACCAATTACCAAGTTTCTCTAAAAATCAAACAAGaccaaaaaaatccaaataaactACCAAAAATTGCTCTGGGTCACATTAACATAAAGGTCAATAAAACGCTTCAATTATTACCATTTCAAACTACTAACATACGGACTGAAGGTACTATGGGCTTTAATGAAGAATTTCgacaagatttaaaaataattgtaaatgaaaatgaagaattaatattgaaaataaatggtCATGGTATAATGCCCATTCTAATAATATCTAAACCCTTATTACCACTTGCACCTCAAGATCAATTAGAAACTTCCGCAGAATatcatttattacaaaaactattttacctggaaatatttaaatcaattacTGAAAAAGATGATGATTATCTTAAGGGCTTAAATGAAGAAGGAAATGTTTTGCAAGAGATTCCAAGTTTTTCAACAGATTTAAGTGAAATGGAAAATAGCTCAGAAACAGTTGAAACTTTGATGAATATGAAAAAAgaacaaagattttttaatattatacaaacctatattttggttaataataatgAAGATCTGCCTAATTCTACGGTTTTAGAACAACTACTACaaactgaaaaatttattaatcaattaCGTGTTAACACCGAAAATTGTTCCATTTTAAATTCGCTTTATCAAAACTATTTACAacatcaaaaaaattatcaagaTAAAATGcctattaatttaaaacattttaccaTACAATCTCTTCCTTTTGAATTAAGAACTAACATTTTAGATATGGGCAACGtgtatttaaatcaatattttaaatttgtgttgAAATTAGAGTTTATAGGTCCTGGTGAGCTCGGAGCAGCTGTTAGAAGTGCTGTTAAAATTCCCGGTTTAACGATTGATTTTGAAGTTGTAGACAA taCCGCTATTGAAGATTTAATTTATTACCGCAACGATGAAAACACAACTTTATGCGATAAACCCTACCTCAATATAAGTGAACGTCAATTGGATGCTGAAACCAACCCCAAACTTAAACATGCCCATTCCTATGACATCAATATTTTGCAAGAACATCAACGTAATATCCAGATAAAGGAACGTAAATGCATCAGGAATTATTATAATAGTTTAAATACAACTATTTATAAAGATCAGAAACATCATTTtacatattgtaaaatatttacaaacaaaactatTTCGCAAACAAAAATCAATGTCATTATACTATTCCGTCCGCAACAGAcccattataaatataaacaaaatcttgAGGATTATCTTTATATTGAT TTACATATGGGTCCCACTCTCCAAATATTACTACGAGCTTTAATCATCGATAGAAATCGTCACGATGTTAACTAA
- the LOC111678655 gene encoding uncharacterized protein LOC111678655 isoform X3: MSIMGNSRDSKPMKKQLTYCCPLKQYYSNETENLVNSLQILPRVIIYKKPLKMNNSYESIINITNKGLYKRLLVYTTDSNDTTVRVYPTELTDNFLQPDQSLQITVSVEPIAKLKINRRRHVFIRSEHPNIIFSIPIIILCKDDANVSLPSSIVFAPSTVNSCTYYELILFNRSANKLQFNIKCSDSNLIINAKSFYILRKDYGKILLKLYCKDMGIVVDNLKLKFSTGENLDINYAHEPLRCSLFVDSKYINFSSLKFKREEIQKFSICNESVTDIVFYVNFISLEEYKRKSTSLLNTQILEESPFESNENLSPIDKYPFRHFEFKPKCFTIPNNTSFPVQITFRPIMHKDFQPTDNVHSPFNITSALSVSWNDAQKNICLSGKIIGPEIQILPAVLDLRQVYFGEEHCVEIKAVNNDEMCDAHVYLHDVINRETAHIEVTPAEGFILKPYQSNTFKIQFYCTVVGKFMVKLEFKVKNGGIYSMLIKGYSQHIRVKCFPDIVDYGEIPIAIPQKRLVLLMNPLTVPITVQCTVRNDGNETPLILNARNIEEHLPITVNDPFYYTQLSAKAENIDGSVVSELEDVEFKFDCEGSENSVISVRSLIDDNSSCSSEFDKLALDFIPDMSHKFVSNVKKINIFDKPELEKRVLEEALNALLKTPYFNAIEKYKNYTQMDWNTLATDPQEIYCNNEIIRLKPNTGKVIAIIVIPNIVGYQHKYIELRVCPLMQPSTNNALNNSSQIVETEHMISKLWLEYNCSVPEIKWNNEVILQDKVYAGEFFDFQMVFENTSNIGGFFYYDVIPHSNLGIMEFTNSEWKYFIEPDAKLFVPCKVKFNKLGFITLAGLIKFVGVYACYPFHIKAQVFPPKVNFIPSSISKLVDVLEPIKLYIFIENATPTTTWFQLKLKDESCMNIEPMGGQLAPTGQIMYVTLNALYKDPGTHKNVLYIATEFASIEKIPITIYVKGIPIFFEPEIRDQHLNIDTILCNTEEDYYADKPNFSKQIKVVNKGLRNYRLSIARIKSSAKPTCSLNSSKAKLTLKPNNLLISPLAINYFNIFINCCENTTVYSEFRIQLTDHSDVKHMETSSFILSTTFIIPQLTWNRREITMNYYRRHKFNEHDQWETIKLRNNTVNRVDCVNLKIAGPFKIKELFEHNYENELNFSMASFETKELFIMLNKNAIRNRLNTYYEGCITCYANSRAQKSVRLKLMVFIPKISIKQNQITLFVQNVEGSTYIELENTGEVPAIYKWKKLNEEWHYIKEDDDTQQVASMILTDLIQMLELENVDPELDTEPNMTLRYQKYKCVLKPMKDHIEVKDILNEIIENLDLMGRRYKLCYQEDLTTANNPKTNDIHFSLQSIDHTQTDINVVKDIEQFKEETEEELKDHLNSQTIYFNRKFEPTSSAASAIAEEISNENICVYHTLDHVLDHLKLDDSNVLSLPSSETCDLKNSVYFFDKCGLLHENQKEMCVLHIPPIRRGFEVRSIFQLDVVGGKSQQLEMIFVNLDKSVTLSKETIYLGLKPWYEQYRTKTYVQNTTNYQVSLKIKQDQKNPNKLPKIALGHINIKVNKTLQLLPFQTTNIRTEGTMGFNEEFRQDLKIIIN, translated from the exons ATGTCCATTATGGGAAATAGTCGCGATTCTAAACCCATGAAAAAGCAATTGACATATTGCTGTCCACTAAAACaat ATTACAGCAATGAAACTGAAAATCTAGTAAATAGCTTACAAATATTACCCAGAGTTATAATTTATAAGAAACCTCTAAAGATGAATAATTCCTATGAATCCATTATAAATATTACCAATAAAGGCTTG TACAAACGTCTTTTAGTATATACTACGGATAGCAATGATACCACGGTACGTGTATATCCCACCGAATTAACTGATAATTTCTTACAACCCGATCAATCGTTACAAATTACTGTTAGCGTTGAACCTATAGCTAAGTTGAAAATAAATCGACGCCGTCATGTTTTTATAAGGAGTGAACATCCAAATATTATCTTTTCTATACCCATAATAATATTGTGTAAAGATGATGCAAATGTTTCGCTGCCATCGAGCATAGTGTTCGCTCCCTCTACCGTTAATAGTTGCACCTATTAtgaattgattttgtttaatagatcggcaaacaaattgcaatttaatataAAGTG TTCAGATTCAAATCTTATTATCAATGCCAAGTCATTTTATATATTGAGAAAAGATTAtggtaaaatattgttaaaactaTATTGCAAGGATATGGGAATAGTAGTTGATAATCTGAAACTAAAATTTAGTACAG GTGAAAATTTAGATATAAACTACGCTCACGAACCGTTACGCTGTTCCTTATTCGTTGAtagcaaatatataaatttttcaagtttaaaatttaaaagagaagAAATTCAGAAATTCTCTATATGCAATGAGTCTGTAACAGATATTGTATTCTATGTGAATTTTATATCACTAGAGGAGTATAAGCGAAAATCTACATCGTTATTAAACACTCAAATTTTAGAGGAATCTCCATTTGAGTCCAATGAAAACTTATCACCTATAGATAAATATCCGTTTAgacattttgaatttaaacCAAAATGTTTTACTATTCCGAATAATACTTCATTTCCGGTACAAATTACTTTTCGTCCGATTATGCATAAAGATTTTCAACCAACCGATAATGTTCATTCACCATTTAACATAACATCTGCTTTAAGCGTTTCGTGGAATGATGCTCAaaagaatatttgtttaagtGGTAAAATTATTGGTCctgaaatacaaattttaccaGCTGTCCTTGACCTACGTCAGGTATATTTTGGTGAAGAACATTGTGTTGAAATAAAAGCTGTAAATAATGATG AAATGTGTGATGCACATGTATATTTACATGATGTAATAAATCGGGAAACAGCTCATATAGAAGTAACTCCTGCAGAGGGATTCATTTTAAAACCTTACCAAagtaatacatttaaaattcaattctatTGTACAGTGGTTGGAAAATTTATGGTCAAATTGGAATTTAAGGTTAAGAATGGTGGTATATATTCTATGCTGATAAA GGGTTATTCACAACATATACGCGTTAAATGTTTTCCTGACATTGTAGACTATGGCGAGATACCCATTGCTATACCTCAAAAACGTTTAGTATTACTTATGAATCCCCTAACGGTACCAATAACCGTACAATGTACCGTACGAAATGATGGCAACGAAACaccattaattttaaatgcccGCAATATAGAGGAACATTTGCCCATCACAGTAAATGATCCATTTTATTACACTCAACTGTCAGCGAAAGCTGAAAACATTGATGGAAGTGTAGTAAGTGAACTGGAGGATGTAGAGTTTAAATTTGATTGCGAAGGTTCAGAAAATTCAGTAATTAGTGTGCGTTCCTTAATCGATGATAATTCGTCGTGTAGTAGCGAATTTGATAAATTAGCTTTAG ATTTCATACCAGACATGTCCCATAAGTTTGTGTCCAATGtgaagaaaattaatatattcgACAAACCAGAATTAGAAAAAAGAGTTTTAGAAGAAGCTCTAAATGCTCTACTTAAAACGCCTTATTTCAatgctatagaaaaatataaaaattatactcaAATGGATTGGAATACCTTAGCTACAGATCCCCAAGAAATCTACTGTAACAACGAGATTATACGTCTAAAACCAAATACTGGAAAAGTCATTGCTATTATAGTTATACCGAATATTGTCGGCTATCAACATAAATACATAGAACTTAGAGTGTGTCCTCTTATGCAGCCTTCAACAAACAATGCATTAAATAACTCTAGTCAAATTGTGGAAACAGAGCATATGATTTCTAAACTGTGGCTTGAATATAATTGTTCGGTACCAGAAATCAAATGGAACAATGAGGTTATTTTGCAGGATAAAGTTTATGCGGGAGagttttttgattttcaaatgGTATTTGAAAATACCAGTAATATAGGTGGTTTCTTTTATTATGATGTTATT CCACATTCCAATTTGGGTATTATGGAGTTTACAAATTCCGAATGGAAATATTTCATTGAACCTGATGCGAAACTATTTGTACCatgtaaagtaaaatttaataaattgggATTTATTACTTTAGCAGGACT CATTAAGTTTGTGGGAGTTTATGCTTGTTATCCATTTCATATTAAAGCTCAAGTTTTTCCaccaaaagtaaattttattccaAGTTCGATATCAAAATTAGTAGATGTTTTAGAACCTATAAagctttatatatttatagaaaatgctACACCTACAACAACTTGGTTTCAACTAAAATTG AAAGATGAATCTTGTATGAATATAGAACCCATGGGTGGTCAATTGGCTCCTACTGGTCAAATTATGTATGTTACTTTAAATGCATTGTATAAAGATCCTGGAACTCATAAAAATGTACTATATATTGCAACTGAATTTGCAAGTATAGAG AAAATTCCCATCACCATCTATGTCAAAGGTATACCGATATTTTTTGAACCAGAAATACGTGATCAACACTTAAATATTGACACTATACTATGCAATACAGAAGAGGATTACTATGCAGATAAACCAAATTTTTCGAAACAGATCAAAGTTGTGAATAAAGGTCTAAGAAATTATCGTTTAAGTATTGCACGTATCAAGAGTTCGGCTAAACCAACATGTAGCTTAAATTCATCAAAAGCTAAATTGACtttaaaaccaaataatttattaatatcacCTTTAGCGATCAATtactttaatatctttattaattGTTGTGAAAATACAACAGTATATAGTGAATTTCGCATACAATTAACGGATCATAGTGATGTAAAACATATGGAAACTTCTAGTTTTATACTGTCAACGACATTTATAATACCACAATTAACATGGAATCGGCGAGAAATTACTATGAACTATTATAGAagacataaatttaatgaacatGATCAGTggg aaactaTTAAGCTAAGGAATAATACGGTGAATAGAGTGgattgtgttaatttaaaaatagccGGGCCTTTTAAAATCAAAGAATTATTTGAACACAACTACGAAAATGAATTGAATTTTTCAATGGCAAGTTTCGAAACGAAagaattatttataatgttaaataaGAATGCGATCAGAAAtcgtttaaatacatattatgaaGGATGTATAACATGTTATGCCAATTCAAGGGCACAG AAATCGGTTCGCTTAAAATTAATGGTATTCATAcctaaaatatctataaaacaaaaccaaattaCTTTATTTGTTCAGAATGTTGAGGGTTCCACCTATATAGAACTAGAAAATACGGGAGAAGTACCAGCCATTTATAAATGGAAGAAATTAAATGAAGAATGGCATTATATTAAAGAG GACGATGATACTCAACAAGTAGCTTCTATGATATTAACTGATCTCATACAAATGCTGGAATTAGAAAATGTTGATCCTGAATTGGACACAGAACCCAATATGACATTACGTTATCAGAaatataaatgtgttttaaagcCCATGAAAGATCATATTGAGGTTAAAGATATTCTTaatgaaattatagaaaatttagacTTAATGGGAAGACGTTATAAATTGTGTTATCAAGAAGATTTGACAACAGCCAATAACCCTAAGACAAACGATATTCATTTTAGTCTGCAATCTATAGATCATACACAAACTGATATAAATGTAGTTAAAGATATTGAACAATTTAAGGAAGAAACAGAGGAGGAATTAAAAGATCACTTAAATTctcaaacaatatattttaatcgGAAATTTGAACCGACTTCATCTGCAGCGTCTGCCATAGCAGAAGAAATATCAAACGAAAACATTTGTGTTTATCATACGTTAGATCATGTACTAGATCATTTAAAATTAGATGACAGTAATGTATTATCACTGCCTAGCTCTGAAACTTGCGACCTAAAAAACTCGGTCTATTTCTTTGATAAATGTGGTCTATTGCATGAAAATCAAAAGGAAATGTGTGTTTTGCATATTCCACCTATTAGAAGAg GTTTTGAGGTTCGTTCCATATTTCAATTAGATGTGGTGGGTGGTAAATCCCAACAATTAGAGATGATTTTCGTTAATTTGGATAAATCGGTAACATTAAGCAAGGAAACCATTTATCTGGGGCTAAAG CCTTGGTATGAACAATATCGTACAAAAACCTATGTTCAAAATACTACCAATTACCAAGTTTCTCTAAAAATCAAACAAGaccaaaaaaatccaaataaactACCAAAAATTGCTCTGGGTCACATTAACATAAAGGTCAATAAAACGCTTCAATTATTACCATTTCAAACTACTAACATACGGACTGAAGGTACTATGGGCTTTAATGAAGAATTTCgacaagatttaaaaataatt ATCAATTAG